The Besnoitia besnoiti strain Bb-Ger1 chromosome Unknown contig00014, whole genome shotgun sequence genome contains a region encoding:
- a CDS encoding DEAD/DEAH box helicase domain-containing protein (encoded by transcript BESB_025800), which produces MDDPLAPSDGYSAAAKARATKEQLLADQHESRVANSSDAADLQAASAREKDDVRDGAGGEARGGGGGEGLADDEFYAEGIAAVSMIEDDELDAPLRKLSWWAALLPQTRGEVMTELGGSYLFFIHGDSLILHLLRKNYVDLDVEQGVQPLVYIHLIEKQLLALLSAGAIFHLVFFRVFEDVAVGGARDARDSVPPVFLLIREQLLLHLAVMKIDFTVLDSWFSDDWKALMRRKHPTFLLIDDLHFSKEENGEPEEEEEEDEDAEEDEEEEEETAAWELPAGVPEAVVALQKQTRKRVESRGREWVSYLLQSLMLSSLSRNLHVAMMHGCIYKKTKAYCLAIAPTAAAALWVQLERRRKEDEDRRREEAHANQRTLEEALPSGDAEGDNENGEIQDFQARELMLKALEVYGELLLPAEKDEEDLAKEKEEETQLLADVRKLAATGDAVSSLRHLLAEKFCLFLRAIAAEEEEEGEGSEQVQQFLAVGKMLFLSATVMKELSVEERCHHTVSSKAPFITEYLYAPLKLYIAEATKTLRQLRSLYTTSPDVAEELRAAVLHPEEIADFFDGKLFFTLTAYACDFARSSSNWDLPASFFGLSPVAVERLSAAFASLAGAASGAESLKAFTQPLFPLHLAPLAAQLEAYPLPLPTPVAAEDEPTPHLLSAHNSFLLKFRAAGPDGALPFAPTAALENSADVRRREAEIRRKGREEDSGDEQEEAREELIDAVERDADATFSEPPPDGVLDFAKLQMNYLNSQEYTPTERELQRMEKMNGEQKRKHLDMLERKRKQQLQVTIRRKAKSLCPYPLHFPISGAFDERHPWIKIDAEEKAKEAEQAAAAGAGEAKTAAQKKKLEKEKKAAGKREVNGKAKEEAAKPLKKADLIRMKNAGALDKKVQNLDAERLADLERRLEALCAEYTALSSRSSLLSSFSHNGTTYSISAANLLALLLDVLVGPSRRMSLLLNFPYVVQLLKMRDAQRSFIMKVQRLASDAFAGFDKESINSKSHFADMQRLFCAVFRINVESFRLFKGELEGAEIEAIQRSLLSLGFQQSAERMFTEWKEKRVLHLAAVKEQEAEKAEQQMLLAGGGRGPKGKEKKAAKADKAGKKGDAASENKAKKDSLAALDVHRVSRAALFDFRVKKGFEAQAQLRFMGGDFQRTTGSRTKKDSRVLFTPDYWQVRLLDLIDRRESVFVTAPTSSGKTFICFYAMELVLRCPIRGEKAIDNDAVIVYVSPSKALADQVYAEVHGRFSSKTYSASGSGKFLAANFVERQNTEPPLNAQVIVTLPHILEMLLMSGAFARWNVNLRYVILDEIHCISEEEGGSQWERLIKLLPCPFLAMSATVGNPDSFLYWMRSANPSTPITHIDYKERFSDLHMVLYHEKKLLPLNPVCSVHYDKVKLGGLASDFYVPPNDGLSVYFMIRSLLGEKHPFSVEFFPEFYFEGCAAITKKQYRWYWNALRHALVDLVQTEGLTAAQFAEFQRGLQEEPGVLWTKELTFFENVDTPMAIAVRKAIAAHEEKKEAEKTSEEGEDRGNYLESVMEQTEFSKAYLDPDNLIALCRQLDAAERLPCLIFNFHRQEIRQMVLSMTKRLKQLQLDKYYGTEEAAYRTRLANKKRMEQYQAALAQREMEEKMRGLSWQQREAQGIGKDEGGSMEDEGVPPPPIDIAEEIDPEFSFASLKAMGTNFDDIKDILERLKRRAVSATDRLLVEALRRGIGVYDNGLPKAFREAVDILFRIGFLRICICSNALALGMNMPCRTSVFAGDSFMLTPTMFKQSGGRAGRRGYDAAGYILFWEIPFSKINRLLEARLPIFGGDFPVTPMLTLRTLRYHEQLEQLALEGDVLDAKSVERWEAALLRLYLCPLFAVSKDNTRPSVAYEENLRLYVRFQFRFMTDLLQRLGLLHDGRIEDGGGHGISLWGHMAELSYQQETASFLLHFLLFSGLLERQLASKRSEKARVGLLLHFLATCLSQQNVTSGQFLRHQLRHERTMARVRQEPGFQKGVSVASEESDVPQFRPFMALLPEEIEQAIQSYNEMAFLTSVRCMRAAGTLLAKRGTTDVEQGHPVPFSHAFFPRETPKAKEEACRAEKTADGLVDREASEFFSRFKELVRTGYIRSPYTAICCRYDSDFRSLAELQDCVGASTPFYPETMSAELPCNYTWLRYWDAKLRREVKAKVRSQNHYLLDLRATGTFRHVTRYDEISAGKIWFLIHDFVDTLMFLKRAPRECGDKNPVVRSVIENLHEAMYEIFEKESKK; this is translated from the exons ATGGACGACCCGCTGGCGCCGTCGGACGGCTactcggcggccgccaagGCGCGCGCCACGAAGGAGCAGCTCCTTGCAGATCAGCACGAGAGTCGCGTGGCgaacagcagcgacgcggctgacctgcaggcggcgtccgcgcgcgagaaagatgatgtgcgcgacggcgcgggcggcgaggctcgcggcggaggcggcggcgaaggcctcgcggacgacgagTTCTACGCGGAAGGCATCGCCGCCGTGAGCATGAttgaagacgacgagctgGACGCGCCCCTGAGGAAACTGAGCTggtgggcggcgctgctcccGCAGACCCGCGGCGAAGTGATGACCGAGCTAGGCGGCAGCTACCTCTTCTTCATCCACGGAGACTCGCTCATCCTTCACTTGCTGCGGAAGAACTACGTCGACTTGGACGTCGAGCAGGGTGTGCAGCCGctggtgtacatacacctgattgagaagcagctgctcgcgctgctttCCGCGGGCGCGATCTTCcacctcgtcttcttccgcgtcttcgaggACGTggctgtcggcggcgcccgcgacgcgcgcgactcggTGCCGCCTGTCTTCCTGCTCATTCGCgagcagcttcttctgcacCTGGCGGTGATGAAGATCGACTTCACGGTTTTGGACTCGTGGTTTTCCGACGACTGGAAGGCACTCATGCGCCGCAAACACCCGACTTTCCTCCTGATCGACGACCTGCACTTCTCCAAGGAAGAAAACGGCGagcctgaagaagaggaggaagaagacgaagacgcggaagaagatgaagaggaggaagaagaaacggcGGCGTGGGAGCTCCCCGCGGGCGTGCCGGAGGCGGTGGTTGCCCTGCAGAAGCAGACACGGAAGCGcgtcgagagccgcggccgcgagtgGGTTTCGTACCTGCTGCAGTCGCTGAtgctttcttcgctctcgagGAACTTGCACGTCGCGATGATGCATGGCTGCATCTACAAAAAGACAAAGGCGTACTGCCTAGCGATTGCCCcgaccgccgctgccgccctctgGGTTCagctcgagcgccgccgcaaggaagacgaagatcgccgcagagaagaggcccACGCCAATCAGCGCAcactcgaggaggcgctgccgagtggcgacgccgagggcgacaaCGAGAATGGCGAGATTCAGGACttccaggcgcgcgagctcaTGCTCAAGGCCCTGGAGGTCTACGgtgagctgctgctgcctgcggagaaggacgaagaagatctcgccaaggagaaggaagaggagacacagcTCCTCGCAGACGTTCGAAAGCTCGCCGCCACAGGCGACGCCGTGAGCAGCCTCCGCCACCTCCTCGCCGAAAAattctgcctcttcttgaGGGCAatcgccgcagaggaagaagaggagggcgaaggcagcgagcaAGTTCAACAgttcctcgctgtcggcAAGATGCTGTTCCTCTCGGCGACCGTCATGAAGGAGCTCTCCGTCGAGGAAAG ATGCCATCACACCGTCTCCTCGAAGGCCCCCTTCATCACGGAGTACCTCTACGCGCCGCTCAAACTCTACATCGCCGAGGCGACGAAAAcgctgcgccagctgcggTCGCTCTACACCACCTCGCCC GACGTcgccgaggagctgcgcgcggccgtgcTGCATCCTGAGGAAATCGCGGACTTCTTCGATGGAAAGCTCTTCTTCACCTTGACAGCCTACGCGTGCGACTTTGCGCGCTCGTCCTCCAACTG GGACTTGCCGGCATCTTTCTTCGGTTTGAGCCCGGTAGCGGTTGAGCGGCTGAGCGCGGCGTTtgcgtcgctggcgggcgcggcgtcgggggCGGAGTCTCTGAAGGCCTTTACGCAGCCGCTCTTTCCGCTGCAtctggcgccgctcgccgcgcagttGGAGGCTTatccgctgcctctgcccACGCCCGTggctgcggaggacgagcCCACGCCGCACTTGCTGAGCGCCCACAACAGCTTCCTGCTCAAGTTCCGCGCCGCTGGTCccgacggcgcgctgcccttcgcgccgaccgcggcgctcgaAAATTCTGCAGacgtgcgccggcgcgaagccGAGATTCGCCGCAaaggccgcgaagaggacTCCGGAGATgagcaggaggaagcgcgcgaggaacTCATCGACGCCGTGgaacgcgacgcagacgccaccTTCAGCGAACCGCCCCCCGACGGCGTTCTGGACTTCGCAAAACTC CAAATGAACTACTTGAACAGCCAGGAGTACACGCCCACGGAGCGCGAACTGCAGCGCATGGAAAAGATGAACGGCGAACAGAAACGCAAACACCTCGACATGCTCGAGCGCAAGCG gaagcagcagctgcaggtcACGATTCGCCGAAAGGCGAAGAGTTTGTGCCCGTATCCGCTGCACTTCCCGATCTCGGGTGCGTTCGACGAGCGGCATCCGTGGATTAAAATCGATgctgaggagaaggcgaaggaagcagagcaggccgcggcggccggcgccggcgaagccaagaccgcggcgcagaagaagaagctcgagaaggagaagaaggccgctgGGAAGCGCGAGGTGAACggcaaggcgaaggaggaagcagcaAAGCCATTGAAGAAAGCTGATCTAATTCGCATGAAgaacgccggcgccctcgacaAGAAAGTACAAAACCTGGAcgcagagcgcctcgccgaTCTCGAAAGACGG ctggaggcgctgTGCGCGGAGTACACCGCGCTGTCGAGTCGGTCTTCCCTGCTTTCCTCCTTTTCCCACAACGGCACGACGTACAGCATCAGCGCCGCGaacctcctcgcgctgcttctcgacGTCCTCGTTGGTCCGAGTCGGCGCATGTCGCTGCTTCTCAACTTCCCCTACGTggtgcagctgctgaagatgcgagacgcgcagcgcagcttcATCATGAAagtccagcgcctcgcctccgacgccttcgccggaTTCGACAAGGAATCCATCAACTCCAA ATCGCATTTTGCAGACATGCAGCGGCTGTTTTGCGCGGTATTCCGCATCAACGTGGAGTCGTTTCGACTCTTTAAGGGCGAGttggagggcgcggagatcGAGGCGATTCAGCgctcgctcctctcgctcggctTCCAACAGTCTGCCGAGCGCATGTTCACCGAGTGGAAGGAAAAGCGCGTGTTGCATCTCGCGGCCGTAAAGGAACAAGAAGCTGAAAAGGCTGAGCAACAAATGCTGCTcgccggaggcggaagaggccccaaaggaaaagagaaaaaagctgCAAAAGCG GACAAAGCCGGCAAGAAGGGCGATGCTGCCTCAGAGAAtaaggcgaagaaggacagcctggcggcgctggacgtccatcgcgtctctcgcgcggcgctcttcgaCTTCCGCGTCAAGAAAGGCTTT gaggcgcaggcgcagctgcgcttcATGGGTGGCGACTTCCAGCGCACGACGGGCTCGCGCACCAAGAAGGACTCCCGCGTTCTCTTCACGCCAGACTACTGGCAG GTTCGCTTGCTGGATTTGATCgacagacgcgagagcgTCTTTGTCACGGCTCCAACGTCTAGCGGCAAGACATTCATTTGCTTCTACGCGATGGAGCTCGTCTTGCGCTGTCCCATCCGCGGCGAAAAGGCCATCGACAACGACGCCGTCATCGTCTATGTGTCGCCCAGCAAAGCTCTTGCCGACCAG GTTTACGCCGAAGTCCACGGTCGTTTCTCGAGTAAGACGTACTCGGCTAGCGGGTCAGGCAAGTTCCTCGCCGCGAACTTCGTCGAGCGCCAAAACACCGAGCCGCCTCTCAACGCCCAG gtCATCGTGACCCTTCCGCACATCCTTGAGATGCTTCTGATGagtggcgccttcgcgcgctggAATGTGAATCTGCGCTACGTGATTCTGGACGAAATCCACTGCatcagcgaagaagaaggaggctcCCAGTGGGAGCGCCTCATCAAGCTGCTGCCTTGCCCCTTCCTCGCCATGTCTGCGACG GTCGGCAACCCTGACTCGTTCCTGTATTGGATGCGGAGCGCCAACCCGAGCACGCCCATCACGCACATCGACTACAAAGAGCGTTTCTCCGACCTCCACATGGTTCTCTACCACGAAAAGAAGCTCCTCCCGCTCAACCCCGTCTGCTCCGTCCACTACGACAAG GTCAAGCTCGGCGGCCTGGCCAGCGACTTTTACGTGCCTCCCAACGACGGCCTCAGCGTCTACTTCATGATTCGGTCGCTGCTCGGAGAGAAGCATCCTTTCTCTGTCGAATTCTTCCCAGAGTTCTACTTTGAGGGCTGTGCGGCTATCACGAAGAAGCAATACAG ATGGTATTGGAACGCGCTGCGGCACGCGCTCGTGGACCTGGTGCAGACTGAGGGGCTGACGGCTGCACAGTTCGCCGAGTTccagcgcggcctgcaggagGAGCCCGGCGTCCTGTGGACGAAGGAGTTGACTTTCTTCGAGAACGTCGATACGCCCATGGCCATTGCTGTGCGCAAGGCGATCGCGGCTCatgaggagaagaaggaagccgAAAAGACGtcggaggagggcgaagaccGCGGGAACTACCTGGAGTCGGTCATGGAGCAAACCGAGTTCTCCAAGGCCTACCTCGACCCTGAT AACCTCATTGCGCTCTGCCGGCAGCtggacgccgcggagcgcctccCGTGTTTGATTTTCAACTTCCATCGCCAAGAGATTCGGCAGATGGTGCTGTCGATGACGAAGCgcctgaagcagctgcagctcgacAAGTACTACGGGACAGAGGAGGCTGCGTATCGCACGCGTCTCGCCAACAAGAAACGCATGGAGCAATACCAG GCGGCGcttgcgcagagagagatggAGGAAAAGATGCGCGGGCTGTCGTGGCAGCAGCGTGAGGCGCAGGGCATCGGCAAAGACGAGGGCGGCTCGATGGAGGACGAgggcgtgccgccgccgccgataGACATCGCCGAGGAGATCGACCCCGAgttctccttcgcgtcgctaAAGGCCATGGGAACGAACTTCGACGACATTAAGGACATACTCGAGCGCCTCAAGC GCCGCGCGGTTTCGGCGACGGATCGCTTATtggtggaggcgctgcgcagaggcatCGGCGTCTACGACAACGGTTTGCCGAAGGCCTTCAGAGAGGCTGTGGACATCTTATTCAGAATTGGATTCCTCCGCATCTGCATTTGCAGCAAtgccctcgcgctcggcaTGAACATGCCCTGTAGAACTTCAGTCTTCGCCGGCGATTCCTTCATGCTCACTCCGACCATGTTCAAACAG TCCGGAGGTCGCGCAGGTCGTCGTGGCTACGACGCCGCGGGATACATTCTCTTCTGGGAGATTCCTTTCAGCAAGATCAACAGGCTGCTcgaggcgcgtctgccgaTCTTCGGCGGCGACTTCCCTGTCACGCCGATGTTGA cgCTGCGGACGCTGCGCTACCACGAGCAGCTGGAGCAGCTGgcgctcgagggcgacgtcCTCGATGCGAAGAGCGTCGAGCGGTGGGAGGCTGCGTTGCTGCGGCTGTACCTCTGCCCTCTTTTCGCCGTCTCGAAGGACAACACGCGTCCCAGTGTGGCGTACGAGGAGAACCTCAGGCTCTACGTGCGCTTCCAGTTCAG GTTCATGACGGATTTGCTGCAGCGTCTGGGCCTTCTGCACGACGGGCGCAttgaagacggcggcggccacGGCATCAGTCTGTGGGGTCACATGGCTGAGCTGAGCTACCAGCAAGAGACGGCGAGCTTTCTGCTCcatttccttctcttctccg gcctGTTGGAGCGGCAGCTGGCGTcgaagcgcagcgagaaggcgcgcgtcggGCTTCTTTTGCATTTCCTGGCGACGTGCCTGTCGCAGCAGAACGTCACTTCGGGGCAGTTCCTTCGCCACCAACTGCGCCACGAGCGAACTATGGCACGCGTGCGCCAGGAACCAGGTTTCCAGAAGGGCGTCTCGGTAGCCtccgaggagagcgacgtgCCGCAGTTCCGGCCGTTCatggcgctgctgcccgaGGAAATTGAGCAGGCGATCCAATCCTACAACGAAATGGCTTTCTTGACGTCggtgcgctgcatgcgggcgGCGGGCACTTTGCTGGCGAAGCGTGGGACGACGGACGTGGAGCAAGGGCACCCGGTGCCCTTCTCGCATGCGTTCTtcccgcgcgagacgccgaaggcgaaggaagaggcgtgtcgcgcagagaagacggcCGACGGCCTCGTAGACCGCGAGGCCTCCGAGTTCTTCTCGCGGTTCAAAGAGCTCGTGCGCACCGGCTACATTCGATCGCCCTACACAGCGATTTGCTGCCGGTACGACTCCGACTTCCGGTCGCTGGCTGAGCTGCAGGACTGCGTgggcgcctccacgcccTTCTACCCTGAGACGATGAGCGCCGAGCTCCCGTGCAACTACACCTGGCTGCGCTACTGGGATGCGAAGCTGCGCCGCGAAGTGAAGGCGAAGGTACGCAGCCAAAACCACTACTTGCTCGACTTGCGCGCCACCGGCACCTTCAGACACGTTACGCGCTACGACGAAATCAGCGCCGGAAAAATCTGGTTCCTCATCCACGACTTCGTCGACACCCTCATGTTCCTCAAG cgcgcgccgcgcgaatgCGGTGACAAGAATCCTGTTGTGCGTTCGGTGATTGAGAACTTGCATGAGGCGATGTACGAGATCTTTGAGAAGGAAAGCAAGAAGTAA
- a CDS encoding putative ubiquitin specific protease 39 isoform 2 (encoded by transcript BESB_025810), producing MAPPSAASAAQEGASSPASSASSAETKREPTKQETPHAADADAASKKHASLTPSSFSSSADGAAASKKRTAPLPSSVSSSAVSVAPQTKQLRRTCPYLGTIKRHLLDFDFEKVCCICLSNQHVYACLVCARYFQGRGKNTYAYLHALQEQHYVYLNLKDCRVYCLPDNYEVKDASLDDIIYNLHPTYTTEDVAQLSTRIVYGKALDGADYIPGCVGLNNLKQTDFCNVIIQALCTVIPLRNWLLLLDLSNVQNYDAVLQALGELMRKIFNARNFKGIVSPHEFLQAVGVASKKEFRIGEQADPIRLFCWLMTRVQQSAKHKKLNSNVVLDCFQGEVEVRTTTAEAEAQRQLPSVSRMPFLYLTLDLPQAPIFKDSLDRNMIPHIPIFDLLQKFNGEQVQETSPGALKRYSLWRLPKYLVLHVKRFSKNNFYVEKNPTIVTFPVKHLDLRDYVHEDAPLELNPVTKYDLVANICHQGKPHDGQYKVHVLHAPTNEWFEIEDLRVTQVLPQFVALSESYVQVYQRQDVAPDGSIDAAAVEAALQELRKKEAKSAAVDDEDIFAAASDSEDEEVSPAPKEEAVKVEGAES from the exons ATGGCGCCGCcatccgccgcgtcggccgcTCAGGagggcgcttcttcgcccgcctcctcggcaaGCTCTGCGGAGACCAAGCGCGAGCCAACCAAACAGGAGACTCCCCATGCGGCGGATGCTGATGCAGCTTCAAAGAAGCACGCAAGTCTCACGCCTTCGTccttttcgtcttccgccgaTGGTGCCGCGGCTTCGAAGAAACGCACCGCCCCCTTgccttcctctgtctcgtcttccgccgtctCTGTCGCCCCGCAGACCAAACAGTTGAGGCGTACGTGCCCGTATCTGGGGACGATCAAGCGGCACCTTCTGGACTTTGATTTTGAAAAAGTCTGCTGCATCTGCCTCTCCAACCAACACGTCTACGCTTGCCTCGTCTGTGCGCGCTACTTCCAAG GGCGAGGAAAGAATACGTACGCCtatctgcatgcgctccaAGAGCAGCACTACGTCTACCTGAATCTGAAGGACTGTCGCGTGTATTGTCTGCCAGACAACTACGAAGTCAAAGACGCGTCGCTCGACGACATCATC tACAACCTCCACCCGACCTATACGACGGAGGACGTCGCGCAGCTGTCGACGCGCATCGTTTACGGCAAGGCGCTCGACGGCGCGGATTACATCCCGGGATGCGTCGGCTTGAACAACTTGAAGCAGACGGACTTCTGCAACGTCATCATCCAG GCGCTGTGCACGGTCATCCCGCTGCGGAACTggttgctgctgctggatcTCTCCAACGTCCAGAACTATGACGCTGTGCTTCAGGCCCTCGGCGAGTTGATGCGGAAGATCTTTAACGCTCGAAACTTCAAGGGAATCGTCTCCCCTCACGAATTCCTCCAG gccgtcggcgtcgcgagcAAGAAGGAGTTCCGCATTGGCGAGCAGGCAGACCCGATCAGGTTATTCTGCTGGCTGATGACGCGCGTCCAGCAGTCAGCGAAGCACAAGAAACTCAAct CCAATGTGGTTCTGGATTGCTTCCAAGGCGAAGTTGAAGTTCGCACGAcgaccgcggaggccgaggcgcagcgccagctgccTTCGGTCTCGCGAATGCCTTTTCT GTATCTGACGCTCGActtgccgcaggcgccgatcTTCAAAGACTCTCTCGACAGGAACATGATTCCGCAC ATTCCGATCTTCGACCTGCTGCAGAAATTCAACGGCGAACAGGTTCAG GAGACGTCGCCGGGCGCGCTCAAGCGGTACAGCTTGTGGCGGTTGCCGAAGTACTTGGTGCTTCACGTGAAGCGCTTTTCGAAAAACAACTTTTACGTCGAAAAGAACCCGACAATCGTCACCTTCCCCGTCAAGCACCTCGACCTGCGCGACT ACGTGCAtgaggacgcgccgctggagctgAATCCTGTGACGAAATACGATCTGGTCGCCAACATCTGCCACCAGGGGAAGCCGCACGACGGACAGTACAAAGTCCACGTTCTGCATGCG CCGACGAACGAGTGGTTCGAAATCGAGGACCTGCGTGTCACGCAAGTCCTTCCGCAGTTTGTCGCGCTCTCTG AGTCGTATGTGCAAGTGTACCAGCGACAAGACGTCGCGCCAGACGGCTCAAtcgacgcggctgcggtggaagcggcgctgcaggagctgcggaagAAGGAAGCCAAGAGCGCGGCGGTCGACGACGAAGATATTTTCGCGGCAGCCTcagacagcgaggacgaagaggtttcgccggcgccgaaggaggaagcagTCAAGGTGGAGGGGGCTGAGAGCTGA